In Podarcis muralis chromosome 14, rPodMur119.hap1.1, whole genome shotgun sequence, one genomic interval encodes:
- the IGSF6 gene encoding immunoglobulin superfamily member 6 isoform X1: MATFKQWVLILVLQFTWVTCYAGANLCKVTVSQPPLMEGYPASKYIAIPCTFSAQGCPTSTPTILWFRYLAHTHEALCTPNCINSTKFKVSHLTSKNQAQLGINEINEEDSAIYFCGVAISSSNSSTSKQTGSGTVLVIRESGTYSRGVEYSMLAISVVLFLYLVALLAVFKLFTKPKRKKTERPVNVCVSVCNPVHKVANAFSKGESLYEQEKELPTQRREVSASLGEP; encoded by the exons ATGGCAACGTTCAAGCAATGGGTTCTGATTCTGGTGCTGCAATTTACCTGGGTGACATGTTATGCAG GTGCCAACCTTTGCAAAGTGACAGTGTCTCAACCTCCACTCATGGAAGGCTACCCTGCATCAAAATATATTGCTATACCATGTACTTTTTCTGCTCAGGGATGCCCGACATCCACTCCAACCATTCTGTGGTTTCGATATCTTGCGCATACCCACGAAGCCTTGTGCACTCCCAACTGCATAAACAGCACCAAGTTCAAAGTGTCTCACTTAACATCTAAGAACCAGGCTCAGCTTGGGATCAACGAAATCAATGAAGAAGACAGCGCAATTTATTTTTGTGGGGTAGCAATTTCAAGTTCAAATTCCTCCACCTCCAAGCAAACTGGAAGCGGAACAGTGTTAGTGATAAGAG agagtggAACATACAGCCGAGGAGTTGAGTACAGCATGCTGGCCATCTCAGTTGTGCTGTTCCTCTACCTTGTTGCCTTGTTGGCAGTTTTTAAGTTATTCACTAAG CCTAAACGCAAGAAAACAGAGAGGCCTGTCAATGTTTGCGTAAGTgtttgcaatcctgtacacaagGTAGCTAATGCATTCTCCAAGGGTGAATCTTTATATGAGCAGGAAAAGGAACTACCCACGCAAAGGAGGGAGGTATCAGCAAGCTTGGGGGAACCCTGA